Proteins encoded in a region of the Streptomyces sp. NBC_00513 genome:
- a CDS encoding S8 family serine peptidase — translation MTLESPSSTPGAIPGARRVARVAAAAGLVAALCATGAVPVFAATGATDPGSSAPVKSADQKLGSADAELLQEAKAKGDKNVTVMVATAPGETKQVAQQLDAVQGASVGRTYDKLGYVRATLPTDKAEAALKAAGKLSSVHGIDLRHEIQLPDPRPDAGKETGKAKKTAAETYPAPGKDTPAKNPYNPSFETGAVDFVKKNPKADGRGVTIGIMDSGVDLGHPALQKTTTGERKIVDWVTATDPITDNDATWRAQITPVTPAGGSFTAGGQSWKAPEGTFQWSRFSESITATGDAKGDVNRDGDTTDRFGLLYDPVAGTVRVDTDQDGDFTNNEPMKPYKDGYQIGYFGTDNPATDVAERIPFVIEIRKDVPMDPLGGDWVGKKADFVNVGIIESEHGTHVAGITAANSLFGGKMNGEAPGAKLVSSRACSWSGGCTNIALTEGMIDLVVNRGVDIVNMSIGGLPALNDGNNARSELYKNLIDTYGVQLVISAGNEGPGVNTIGDPGLADKVISVGAAVSKDTWAANYGSGVSKKYNMFPFSSRGPREDGGFTPTITAPGAAINTTQTWLPGSPVAEAGYTLPAGYSMLQGTSMSSPQATGASALLISAAKQQHIALTPASLRVALTSTAKKIADVPAHAQGSGLIDVVGAWESIQRNAKAEEFTVKAPVDTAIDQFLKTPGFGTGVYDREGGLKVGQKKVYDVVVTRTTGVKYGTRHDLTWRNNDGTFKVIGGYDYVTLPLNKPVTIKVEANAKSAGVHSGILQLDDPTTEGIDKQILTTVVAATPLAKPSFTLSDTSSVQRNSHKSYFVTVPQGAKTLEVALGGLKDGSQTRFISIHPYGVGVEDSATTQCYPNYNNPANTCRPDLRSYAEPQPGVWEIEVESRRTSPLLDNPYKLDVSVLGAVFDPAVKVLPEVKQGTPAPVQLTVKNEAAAISGGKLQGGPLGSAKVAKPTIAAGETQTSEVTIGEGVSRLDVAIGKVSDTGADLDLEVYKDGVKVGTSADGDSEEAVSLVNPAAGTYSVKVIGYAIPAGTTTYDYRDVFFSAALGSVQVDEAAAVNLATGASAQVSANVLVNSAAPEGRQFFGQVKLLNARGTAAGTGSVQIEKVLP, via the coding sequence ATGACCCTCGAATCCCCCAGCTCCACGCCCGGGGCCATACCCGGCGCCAGACGCGTCGCCCGCGTCGCGGCCGCCGCAGGCCTGGTGGCCGCGCTCTGCGCGACCGGAGCCGTTCCCGTCTTCGCCGCGACGGGAGCCACTGACCCCGGCTCCTCCGCGCCGGTCAAGTCCGCGGACCAGAAGCTCGGTTCGGCCGACGCCGAACTGCTCCAGGAGGCCAAGGCCAAGGGTGACAAGAACGTCACCGTCATGGTCGCGACCGCCCCGGGCGAGACCAAGCAGGTCGCACAGCAGCTCGACGCCGTCCAGGGCGCCTCGGTGGGCCGGACGTACGACAAGCTGGGCTACGTACGCGCCACCCTGCCGACCGACAAGGCCGAGGCCGCGCTGAAGGCGGCCGGCAAGCTGTCCTCGGTGCACGGCATCGACCTGCGGCACGAGATCCAGCTCCCGGACCCGCGTCCCGACGCGGGCAAGGAGACCGGCAAGGCCAAGAAGACCGCGGCCGAGACCTACCCGGCGCCGGGCAAGGACACCCCCGCGAAGAACCCGTACAACCCGTCCTTCGAGACCGGCGCGGTGGACTTCGTCAAGAAGAACCCGAAGGCCGACGGCCGCGGCGTGACCATCGGCATCATGGACTCGGGTGTCGACCTCGGCCACCCGGCCCTGCAGAAGACCACCACCGGCGAGCGCAAGATCGTCGACTGGGTCACCGCGACCGACCCGATCACGGACAACGACGCCACCTGGCGCGCCCAGATCACCCCGGTCACCCCCGCCGGCGGCAGCTTCACCGCGGGCGGCCAGAGCTGGAAGGCCCCCGAGGGCACCTTCCAGTGGAGCCGCTTCAGCGAGTCGATCACCGCGACCGGCGACGCCAAGGGCGACGTCAACCGCGACGGCGACACCACCGACCGGTTCGGCCTGCTCTACGACCCGGTCGCCGGGACCGTCCGCGTCGACACCGACCAGGACGGCGACTTCACGAACAACGAGCCGATGAAGCCGTACAAGGACGGCTACCAGATCGGCTACTTCGGCACGGACAACCCGGCGACCGATGTCGCCGAGCGCATCCCGTTCGTGATCGAGATCCGCAAGGACGTCCCGATGGACCCGCTGGGCGGTGACTGGGTCGGCAAGAAGGCCGACTTCGTCAACGTCGGGATCATCGAGTCCGAGCACGGCACGCACGTCGCCGGCATCACCGCCGCCAACAGCCTCTTCGGCGGCAAGATGAACGGCGAGGCGCCCGGCGCCAAGCTCGTCTCCTCGCGCGCCTGCTCCTGGTCGGGCGGCTGCACCAACATCGCGCTGACCGAGGGCATGATCGACCTCGTCGTCAACCGCGGCGTGGACATCGTCAACATGTCGATCGGCGGCCTGCCGGCGCTGAACGACGGCAACAACGCGCGCTCCGAGCTCTACAAGAACCTCATCGACACCTACGGTGTCCAGCTCGTCATCTCGGCGGGCAACGAGGGCCCCGGTGTCAACACCATCGGCGACCCCGGTCTCGCGGACAAGGTCATCTCCGTGGGTGCCGCCGTCTCCAAGGACACCTGGGCCGCCAACTACGGCTCCGGCGTGAGCAAGAAGTACAACATGTTCCCGTTCTCCTCGCGCGGTCCGCGTGAGGACGGCGGCTTCACGCCGACCATCACCGCCCCCGGCGCGGCCATCAACACCACCCAGACCTGGCTGCCCGGCTCCCCGGTGGCCGAGGCGGGCTACACCCTGCCGGCCGGCTACTCCATGCTCCAGGGCACCTCGATGTCCTCGCCGCAGGCGACGGGCGCGAGCGCCCTGCTGATCTCGGCCGCCAAGCAGCAGCACATCGCGCTGACCCCGGCGAGCCTGCGGGTGGCGCTCACCAGCACCGCGAAGAAGATCGCCGACGTCCCGGCGCACGCCCAGGGCTCCGGTCTGATCGACGTCGTCGGCGCGTGGGAGTCCATCCAGCGCAACGCCAAGGCCGAGGAGTTCACGGTCAAGGCCCCGGTCGACACCGCGATCGACCAGTTCCTGAAGACCCCGGGCTTCGGCACCGGCGTCTACGACCGCGAAGGCGGCCTGAAGGTCGGCCAGAAGAAGGTCTACGACGTCGTCGTCACCCGCACCACGGGCGTCAAGTACGGCACCCGGCACGACCTGACCTGGCGCAACAACGACGGGACCTTCAAGGTCATCGGCGGCTACGACTACGTCACGCTGCCGCTGAACAAGCCCGTCACCATCAAGGTCGAGGCCAACGCCAAGTCGGCCGGCGTCCACAGCGGCATCCTGCAGCTCGACGACCCGACCACCGAGGGCATCGACAAGCAGATCCTCACCACGGTCGTCGCCGCCACCCCGCTGGCGAAGCCGTCCTTCACGCTGTCGGACACCTCCTCGGTGCAGCGCAACAGCCACAAGTCGTACTTCGTGACGGTCCCGCAGGGCGCCAAGACCCTTGAGGTCGCCCTGGGCGGTCTGAAGGACGGCAGCCAGACGCGCTTCATCTCGATCCACCCGTACGGCGTGGGCGTCGAGGACAGCGCGACGACCCAGTGCTACCCGAACTACAACAACCCGGCGAACACCTGCCGCCCCGACCTGCGGTCGTACGCCGAACCGCAGCCCGGTGTCTGGGAGATCGAGGTCGAGTCGCGTCGCACGTCGCCGCTGCTCGACAACCCGTACAAGCTGGACGTCTCCGTCCTCGGCGCGGTCTTCGACCCGGCCGTCAAGGTGCTGCCCGAGGTCAAGCAGGGCACCCCGGCGCCGGTCCAGCTGACCGTCAAGAACGAGGCCGCGGCCATCTCCGGCGGCAAGCTCCAGGGCGGCCCGCTCGGTTCCGCGAAGGTCGCCAAGCCGACCATCGCCGCCGGTGAGACCCAGACCAGCGAGGTCACGATCGGCGAGGGCGTCTCCCGCCTCGACGTCGCGATCGGCAAGGTCTCCGACACCGGTGCGGACCTCGACCTCGAGGTCTACAAGGACGGCGTCAAGGTCGGCACCTCCGCCGACGGCGACTCCGAGGAGGCCGTGAGCCTGGTCAACCCGGCCGCCGGCACCTACTCCGTGAAGGTCATCGGCTACGCGATCCCGGCCGGTACCACCACGTACGACTACCGCGACGTGTTCTTCTCGGCCGCCCTGGGCTCCGTCCAGGTCGACGAGGCCGCCGCGGTGAACCTCGCCACCGGCGCCTCCGCGCAGGTCTCGGCGAACGTCCTGGTCAACAGCGCGGCTCCCGAGGGCCGTCAGTTCTTCGGCCAGGTCAAGCTGCTCAACGCCCGCGGCACCGCCGCCGGCACCGGCAGCGTGCAGATCGAGAAGGTCCTGCCGTAA
- the pepN gene encoding aminopeptidase N, giving the protein MPGENLSRDEARERAALLSVDGYEVVLDLRSAVDEAEPAEGPRTFRSVTTIRFRAAAGSTTFADLIAPSVNSVALNGTELDTAAVFDGSRIALEALAAENVLVVDANCAYSRTGEGMHRFVDPEDGEVYLYTQYEPADARRVYANFEQPDLKAPYRFEVTAPEGWQVWSNGVEESREGLTRRFAETAPISTYITCVVAGPYHYVTDTYTRGDLTIPLGAMCRKGLAKHFDADDVFLVTKQGFDLFHELFDYPYPFGKYDQAFVPEYNLGAMENPGMVTFREEYIFRGKVTQASYERRANVILHEMAHMWFGDLVTMKWWDDLWLKESFADFMGSFALVEATRFDQAWVTFANNRKAWAYRADQLPSTHPITADIRDLEDAKLNFDGITYAKGAAVLKQLVAYVGREAFLEGARRYFKAHAYGNTTLDDLLSVLGEVSGRDMAEWSRAWLQTAGVNALTPVVTHDAGGRITELAVVQEGDELRPHRVAVGLYRIEDGALVRFARAETDVAGARTAVAELAGQERADLVLVNDEDLTYCKIRFDERSLSTLRSHLGSLTDPLARALCWSALWNLTRDGLMPARDFVSLVLAHAGRETDVGVLQQLHAQALSAVSHYAAADWREQGGRVLSAVALQELRMSEPGSESQLTWARFFAASAATEGDFQLLLGLMDGSARIDGLDVDQELRWDFLLPLATHGAVDEAALTAELARDDTASGKRHQVRCLAARPSAAVKDQAWAAVVESDALSNALVEATISGSQQSSQRGLLAPYVGRYFEAIERVWADRSIQIGMHVVKGMYPSLQDSQSTVDATDAWLAAHESAPPALRRLVLESRDDLARALRAQACDAAATTA; this is encoded by the coding sequence GTGCCCGGAGAGAATCTGTCCCGTGACGAGGCCCGCGAACGGGCCGCGCTGTTGTCCGTCGACGGGTACGAGGTGGTCCTGGACCTGCGGTCGGCGGTGGACGAGGCCGAGCCGGCCGAGGGCCCCCGGACCTTCCGCTCGGTGACGACGATCCGCTTCCGGGCCGCCGCCGGCTCCACCACGTTCGCGGACCTGATCGCCCCCTCGGTGAACTCCGTGGCCCTGAACGGGACCGAGCTGGACACCGCCGCCGTCTTCGACGGCTCCCGGATCGCCCTGGAGGCACTGGCCGCCGAGAACGTCCTGGTCGTGGACGCGAACTGCGCCTACAGCCGGACCGGCGAGGGCATGCACCGCTTCGTCGACCCCGAGGACGGCGAGGTCTACCTGTACACCCAGTACGAGCCGGCGGACGCCCGGCGGGTGTACGCGAACTTCGAGCAGCCCGACCTGAAGGCCCCGTACCGCTTCGAGGTGACCGCGCCCGAGGGCTGGCAGGTGTGGAGCAACGGCGTCGAGGAGTCCCGCGAGGGGCTGACCCGCCGGTTCGCCGAGACCGCGCCGATCTCCACCTACATCACCTGCGTGGTGGCCGGCCCGTACCACTACGTGACGGACACCTACACGCGCGGGGACCTGACGATCCCGCTCGGCGCGATGTGCCGCAAGGGGCTCGCGAAGCACTTCGACGCGGACGACGTCTTCCTGGTCACCAAGCAGGGCTTCGACCTCTTCCACGAGCTGTTCGACTACCCGTACCCCTTCGGGAAGTACGACCAGGCCTTCGTGCCCGAGTACAACCTCGGCGCGATGGAGAACCCGGGGATGGTGACCTTCCGGGAGGAGTACATCTTCCGCGGGAAGGTCACGCAGGCCTCGTACGAGCGCCGCGCGAACGTCATCCTGCACGAGATGGCGCACATGTGGTTCGGCGACCTCGTCACGATGAAGTGGTGGGACGACCTGTGGCTCAAGGAGTCCTTCGCGGACTTCATGGGCTCCTTCGCGCTCGTCGAGGCCACCCGCTTCGACCAGGCGTGGGTGACCTTCGCCAACAACCGCAAGGCGTGGGCCTACCGGGCCGACCAGCTGCCGTCCACGCACCCGATCACGGCCGACATCCGTGACCTGGAGGACGCGAAGCTGAACTTCGACGGGATCACCTACGCCAAGGGCGCGGCGGTCCTCAAGCAGCTCGTGGCGTACGTGGGCCGGGAGGCGTTCCTGGAGGGCGCGCGGCGCTACTTCAAGGCGCACGCGTACGGGAACACCACCCTGGACGACCTGCTGTCGGTGCTCGGCGAGGTATCCGGGCGGGACATGGCCGAATGGTCGCGTGCCTGGCTCCAGACGGCCGGCGTGAACGCGCTGACGCCGGTGGTGACCCACGACGCGGGCGGCCGGATCACCGAACTCGCGGTGGTGCAGGAGGGCGACGAACTCCGGCCGCACCGGGTCGCGGTGGGCCTGTACCGGATCGAGGACGGCGCCCTGGTGCGCTTCGCGCGCGCCGAGACGGACGTGGCGGGCGCCCGGACGGCCGTGGCCGAACTCGCCGGGCAGGAGCGGGCCGACCTGGTGCTGGTCAACGACGAGGACCTCACCTACTGCAAGATCCGCTTCGACGAGCGCTCACTGTCCACCCTGCGCTCGCACCTGGGCAGCCTGACCGACCCGCTGGCGCGGGCCCTGTGCTGGTCGGCGCTGTGGAACCTGACCCGCGACGGGCTGATGCCGGCCCGGGACTTCGTGTCCCTGGTGCTGGCGCACGCGGGGCGCGAGACGGACGTCGGCGTGCTCCAGCAGCTGCACGCGCAGGCCCTGTCGGCGGTCTCCCACTACGCGGCGGCGGACTGGCGCGAGCAGGGCGGCCGGGTGCTGTCGGCGGTCGCGCTCCAGGAACTGCGGATGTCCGAGCCGGGCTCCGAGTCCCAGTTGACGTGGGCCCGGTTCTTCGCGGCGAGCGCGGCGACCGAGGGCGACTTCCAGTTGCTGCTGGGGCTGATGGACGGTTCGGCGCGGATCGACGGGCTGGACGTGGACCAGGAGCTGCGCTGGGACTTCCTGCTGCCGCTGGCGACACACGGGGCGGTGGACGAGGCGGCCCTGACCGCGGAACTCGCCCGCGACGACACGGCGTCGGGCAAGCGGCACCAGGTCCGGTGCCTGGCGGCGCGCCCGTCGGCCGCGGTCAAGGACCAGGCGTGGGCCGCGGTCGTGGAATCGGACGCGCTGTCGAACGCGCTGGTCGAGGCGACCATCTCCGGTTCCCAGCAGTCCTCGCAGCGGGGGCTGTTGGCCCCGTACGTGGGCCGCTACTTCGAGGCCATCGAGCGGGTGTGGGCCGACCGTTCGATCCAGATCGGCATGCACGTGGTGAAGGGGATGTACCCGTCCCTCCAGGACTCGCAGAGCACGGTCGACGCCACCGACGCGTGGCTGGCCGCACACGAGTCGGCCCCGCCGGCGCTGCGCCGACTGGTCCTGGAGTCCCGCGACGACCTGGCCCGTGCCCTGCGCGCCCAGGCCTGTGACGCGGCGGCGACGACGGCTTAG
- a CDS encoding aspartate-semialdehyde dehydrogenase, producing the protein MRVGIVGATGQVGGVMRGILAERKFPVDELRLFASARSAGSTLEWEGREITIEDASTADYSGLDIVLFSAGGATSKALAEKVASQGAVVIDNSSAWRKDPEVPLVVSEVNPHAIKNRPKGIIANPNCTTMAAMPVLRPLHDEAGLTALIATTYQAVSGSGVAGVAELDGQVKAVAGEATALVHDGEAVAFPEPGVYKRPIAFNVLPLAGSIVDDGSFETDEEQKLRNESRKILELPELKVSGTCVRVPVFSGHSLQVNVRFARPLSVERAYELLADAPGVELSEIPTPLQAAGKDASYVGRIRTDETAENGLALFLSNDNLRKGAALNAVQIAELVAEELRG; encoded by the coding sequence GTGAGGGTCGGAATCGTCGGAGCCACCGGACAGGTCGGCGGAGTCATGCGCGGCATCCTCGCCGAGCGCAAGTTCCCGGTGGACGAGCTGCGGCTGTTCGCCTCGGCCCGTTCGGCGGGCTCGACGCTGGAGTGGGAGGGCCGCGAGATCACCATCGAGGACGCCTCCACGGCCGACTACTCGGGCCTGGACATCGTGCTCTTCTCCGCCGGCGGCGCCACCTCCAAGGCCCTCGCCGAGAAGGTCGCCTCCCAGGGCGCCGTCGTGATCGACAACTCCTCGGCCTGGCGCAAGGACCCCGAGGTCCCCCTCGTCGTCTCCGAGGTCAACCCGCACGCGATCAAGAACCGCCCCAAGGGCATCATCGCGAACCCGAACTGCACCACCATGGCCGCCATGCCCGTGCTGCGCCCCCTGCACGACGAGGCCGGCCTGACCGCGCTGATCGCCACCACCTACCAGGCCGTCTCCGGCTCGGGCGTCGCGGGTGTCGCGGAGCTCGACGGCCAGGTCAAGGCCGTCGCGGGCGAGGCCACCGCGCTGGTGCACGACGGCGAGGCCGTGGCCTTCCCCGAGCCGGGCGTCTACAAGCGTCCGATCGCCTTCAACGTGCTGCCGCTCGCGGGCTCGATCGTCGACGACGGTTCCTTCGAGACCGACGAGGAGCAGAAGCTCCGCAACGAGTCCCGCAAGATCCTCGAACTCCCGGAGCTCAAGGTCTCGGGCACCTGCGTGCGCGTGCCGGTCTTCTCCGGCCACTCGCTCCAGGTCAACGTCCGCTTCGCGCGACCGCTGAGCGTCGAGCGCGCCTACGAGCTGCTGGCGGACGCCCCGGGCGTCGAGCTCTCCGAGATCCCGACCCCGCTCCAGGCCGCCGGCAAGGACGCCTCGTACGTGGGTCGCATCCGCACCGACGAGACGGCCGAGAACGGCCTGGCGCTGTTCCTCTCGAACGACAACCTCCGCAAGGGCGCGGCGCTGAACGCCGTCCAGATCGCCGAGCTGGTCGCCGAGGAGCTGCGCGGCTGA
- a CDS encoding VCBS repeat-containing protein — protein sequence MNARTTSRRLRVLTCTALALATGMITAGQALASEPPVVPGKSTAAAQAVPQPGGAVAAPKAKTAGKAAAAVSPRLDIDGNGKDDFLLRNVWGGWSVRYDSGATAEFPITGEIKNVDEHKEVVPVGDLDGNGSPELLTINTQGGIQLHTATTHGSTPTGWASGGWHVFNKVAGAGDLTGDGHPDLLARTTKGQLFLYPGTGKADTTSPYADPIEVKGGHWNLFNLVTGYDFDKDGLADLIMRGSDGLLYFKPATGKTDAPFGDAVPIGHGWQQFDQVLAQGDKDGNVRLLARKNDGGAFVYTSLGNGRLDQTGSYDLEFPHFLGFAGDDSPNGAYGKKSLIAREAGGSISAYRSSGRDGFEGPTGYYAFSRPPSSTDTLIHTSGLGTNPNGNVLKVTAGGQLWALHEKGDVNLGSGWGIYNTVIGVGDLTGDGRGDLLAREKGGDLYLYPGRGTGTGFYNRLKVGSSWNSLDRITGAGDMTGDGIPDLVGRGTDGRLWLYQGTHDTAVPFARPVQVGSGWKDMTAIVSPGDLNADGLSDLVARDSQGKLWLYTASGLTPTVPDATFEPRTALGSGWNLFTDLV from the coding sequence ATGAACGCCCGCACCACCTCTCGCCGCTTGCGCGTACTCACCTGCACCGCCCTCGCCCTGGCCACCGGGATGATCACCGCCGGGCAGGCCCTCGCCTCCGAGCCGCCGGTGGTCCCCGGCAAGTCGACCGCCGCCGCACAGGCCGTCCCGCAGCCGGGCGGCGCCGTCGCCGCCCCGAAGGCCAAGACCGCCGGCAAGGCCGCGGCGGCCGTCTCCCCGCGCCTGGACATCGACGGGAACGGCAAGGACGACTTCCTCCTGCGCAACGTGTGGGGCGGCTGGTCGGTGCGCTACGACTCCGGCGCCACCGCCGAGTTCCCGATCACCGGGGAGATCAAGAACGTCGACGAGCACAAGGAGGTCGTGCCGGTCGGCGACCTCGACGGGAACGGCAGCCCCGAGCTCCTGACCATCAACACCCAGGGCGGCATCCAGCTGCACACCGCGACCACGCACGGCTCCACGCCGACCGGCTGGGCGTCCGGCGGCTGGCACGTGTTCAACAAGGTGGCGGGTGCGGGCGACCTGACCGGCGACGGCCACCCGGACCTGCTGGCCCGTACGACCAAGGGGCAGCTCTTCCTCTACCCGGGCACCGGCAAGGCGGACACGACCAGCCCTTACGCGGACCCGATCGAGGTCAAGGGCGGCCATTGGAACCTCTTCAACCTCGTCACGGGCTACGACTTCGACAAGGACGGCCTGGCCGACCTGATCATGCGGGGCTCGGACGGCCTGCTGTACTTCAAGCCCGCCACCGGCAAGACCGACGCCCCGTTCGGTGACGCCGTTCCGATCGGCCACGGCTGGCAGCAGTTCGACCAGGTCCTCGCCCAGGGCGACAAGGACGGCAACGTCCGGCTCCTGGCCCGCAAGAACGACGGCGGCGCCTTCGTCTACACGAGCCTCGGCAACGGCAGGCTGGACCAGACCGGCAGCTACGACCTGGAGTTCCCGCACTTCCTCGGCTTCGCCGGTGACGACTCCCCGAACGGCGCCTACGGCAAGAAGAGCCTGATCGCCCGTGAAGCCGGCGGCTCCATTTCGGCTTACCGCTCCAGCGGCCGCGACGGCTTCGAGGGGCCGACCGGTTACTACGCGTTCAGCCGGCCGCCGAGCAGCACCGACACCCTGATCCACACCTCGGGGCTCGGCACCAACCCGAACGGCAACGTCCTCAAGGTCACCGCCGGTGGTCAGCTGTGGGCGCTGCACGAGAAGGGCGATGTGAACCTGGGCTCCGGCTGGGGCATCTACAACACCGTCATCGGCGTCGGTGACCTGACCGGGGACGGCCGCGGCGACCTGCTGGCCCGTGAGAAGGGCGGCGACCTGTACCTGTACCCGGGTCGCGGCACCGGCACCGGCTTCTACAACCGCCTCAAGGTCGGCAGCAGCTGGAACTCCCTGGACCGGATCACCGGGGCCGGCGACATGACCGGCGACGGCATCCCCGACCTGGTCGGCCGCGGCACCGACGGTCGCCTGTGGCTGTACCAGGGCACCCACGACACGGCCGTGCCGTTCGCGCGGCCGGTCCAGGTCGGCAGCGGCTGGAAGGACATGACCGCGATCGTCTCCCCCGGCGACCTGAACGCCGACGGCCTGTCCGACCTGGTCGCCCGCGACTCCCAGGGCAAGCTCTGGCTGTACACGGCGAGCGGCCTCACCCCGACCGTCCCCGATGCCACCTTCGAGCCCCGCACCGCCCTGGGCTCGGGCTGGAACCTGTTCACCGACCTGGTCTGA
- a CDS encoding M28 family metallopeptidase, which translates to MRAIRHRRGPIPAPAALAAVAVAASVLLTSTPANAHGPRQGALAKELVEEVTARGAYRHLARFQQIADANGGNRAAGTPGHAASAAYVHDTLKKAGYRVSYQDFDIHEAHTRTEKATVVGAGGRELATAAFTFTRSTPAGGLTAPLALARVDETPGCEAEDYAAGSFAGKIALVKRGACTFFEKEKAAVAAGAAGLIVYNHSGTTPVRGTFSSPAEGLVPSAGISLADGEALAASAAAGEVTIRLDLDQEHVKKTTRNVIAETRGGRSDRVVTVGAHLDSVPEGPGINDNGSGSAGLLEVALKLAEETRGGKGGQPANKVRFAWWSAEELGLLGSEHYVASLSEKQKKDIALYLNFDMIASPNPAQFVYDGDDSDKTGEGAGPAGSAQIESLINGFLDRKGKPHEGSDFDGRSDYGPFIANGIPAGGTFTGAEGIKTPEQAKRYGGTAGAPYDPNYHGAGDTLKNVDLKAFDTNLDVIAHAVGTYAADLRSLGR; encoded by the coding sequence GTGCGAGCCATCCGCCACCGCCGCGGGCCCATACCGGCGCCGGCCGCCCTCGCGGCCGTCGCCGTCGCCGCATCCGTCCTGCTCACCTCCACCCCGGCGAACGCCCACGGGCCGCGCCAGGGAGCTTTGGCCAAGGAACTGGTCGAGGAGGTCACCGCCCGCGGGGCCTACCGGCACCTGGCCAGGTTCCAGCAGATCGCCGACGCCAACGGCGGCAACCGGGCCGCGGGCACGCCGGGCCACGCGGCGTCCGCCGCGTACGTCCACGACACGCTCAAGAAGGCCGGCTACCGGGTCTCGTACCAGGACTTCGACATCCACGAGGCCCACACCAGGACGGAGAAGGCCACCGTCGTCGGCGCCGGGGGCCGCGAGCTCGCCACCGCCGCCTTCACCTTCACCCGGTCCACCCCGGCCGGCGGGCTCACCGCCCCGCTCGCCCTCGCCCGGGTCGACGAGACCCCCGGCTGCGAGGCCGAGGACTACGCGGCGGGCTCCTTCGCCGGAAAGATCGCCCTGGTCAAGAGAGGCGCGTGCACCTTCTTCGAGAAGGAGAAGGCGGCCGTGGCGGCCGGCGCGGCCGGGCTGATCGTCTACAACCACAGCGGCACCACCCCGGTGCGCGGCACCTTCTCCTCGCCCGCCGAGGGACTCGTGCCGAGCGCGGGCATCAGCCTGGCCGACGGTGAGGCGCTCGCCGCGTCGGCCGCCGCGGGCGAGGTGACGATCCGCCTGGACCTGGACCAGGAGCACGTCAAGAAGACCACCCGGAACGTGATCGCGGAGACCAGGGGCGGCCGCTCCGACCGCGTCGTCACCGTCGGGGCCCATCTGGACTCGGTTCCCGAGGGCCCGGGCATCAACGACAACGGCTCCGGCTCGGCGGGTCTGTTGGAGGTCGCCCTGAAGCTGGCCGAGGAGACGCGCGGCGGGAAGGGCGGACAGCCCGCCAACAAGGTCCGCTTCGCGTGGTGGTCGGCCGAGGAGCTCGGGCTGCTGGGTTCGGAGCACTACGTGGCGAGCCTGTCCGAGAAGCAGAAGAAGGACATCGCCCTCTACCTGAATTTCGACATGATCGCCTCCCCGAACCCGGCGCAGTTCGTCTATGACGGCGACGACTCGGACAAGACGGGCGAGGGCGCCGGTCCGGCCGGGTCCGCGCAGATCGAGTCCCTGATCAACGGCTTCCTCGACAGGAAGGGCAAGCCGCACGAGGGCAGCGACTTCGACGGCCGCTCCGACTACGGCCCGTTCATCGCGAACGGCATCCCGGCCGGCGGCACGTTCACCGGCGCCGAGGGGATCAAGACGCCCGAGCAGGCCAAGCGGTACGGCGGCACGGCCGGCGCCCCGTACGACCCGAACTACCACGGGGCGGGGGACACGCTGAAGAACGTGGACCTCAAGGCCTTCGACACGAACCTCGACGTGATCGCGCACGCGGTCGGCACCTACGCCGCCGACCTGAGGTCGCTGGGCAGGTAG
- a CDS encoding CGNR zinc finger domain-containing protein encodes MTTGTGADPRPLTGEPVSLDLLNTRWVEDGEPVDLFAGAAGLTRVQGLAVWLESAGLADRFRADAATLVHLLTAREALTRAVADPADASARALLDAVLEHGRIRITFTAEGAGERAEFADPTWGPAWIAVRGHLDLAAGAADRIRVCASPTCGLHFHDVSRDGTRRWCSTACGDRVEGPRHNARTRER; translated from the coding sequence ATGACGACAGGGACCGGGGCGGACCCGCGCCCCCTGACCGGCGAGCCGGTCTCGCTCGACCTGCTGAACACCCGCTGGGTCGAGGACGGGGAGCCCGTCGACCTCTTCGCGGGCGCCGCCGGGCTGACCCGGGTGCAAGGGCTCGCGGTCTGGCTGGAGAGCGCCGGTCTGGCCGACCGCTTCCGAGCCGACGCCGCGACCCTCGTCCACCTGCTGACCGCCCGCGAGGCCCTGACGCGGGCGGTAGCGGATCCGGCCGACGCGAGCGCGCGGGCCCTGCTCGACGCCGTGTTGGAGCACGGCCGGATCCGGATCACCTTCACCGCCGAAGGCGCGGGCGAGCGCGCCGAGTTCGCCGATCCGACCTGGGGCCCGGCCTGGATCGCCGTCCGCGGCCACCTGGACCTGGCGGCCGGCGCCGCGGATCGGATCCGCGTGTGCGCCTCGCCGACGTGCGGGCTGCACTTCCACGACGTCTCGCGCGACGGCACCCGACGGTGGTGTTCGACGGCGTGCGGCGACCGCGTCGAGGGCCCGCGACACAACGCGCGCACGCGCGAGCGCTGA